One Archangium violaceum genomic window, GATGATGAGCGCCTCTCCGTCGGTCTTGACCTCGAGCGCCGTGTCCTTGGTGATGCCGAGCAGCTCGAGGATCGGGCGCTCGATGATGAGCCCGAGGCTGTTGCCGACTGCGGAGAGCTTCTTGATCATGGGGGCCTCGTTATACGCTCGTACGAACAGGAGAATAACGTCAGTCCGCGTTGGGTGCCAGCCCCCGGGCCGGCAAGGACGCTCGCTTGCTTGGCCTGACCCGCTGGAACGCGGGCTTGAGCAGCCGGGTCGCTCGGCAAGGCCGACCCGCTGGTTAACAGCGAGAACGTCGTGATTTCAAGGCCTTACGAGCAGTGTGCTGGGAGCACAAGGCAGACAGAATTTGAGCTGAATGAAGGCCTCACCAACCGGTGGGGCCTTTTTGTTTAACACGGGCCTCGCGATGAAAATCGCGGGGCTTTTGTGCTTAAGTCCCTGAATTCCAAGGGATTTCGCCTGTGGCTGCTGGCGCGGGCGTTCTCGGCGCTCTCCCCTCCAGAGTGCTCCGGTCCGTTTCTCTCCCCTCCAGAAGGGCCCACTGGGCCCTCTGAGGCCGGTTTTGGGGCGAGAGAGACCAAGAGCGTTTAACAGAAACTGTTAAACGCTCGCGCGGCTCTTGCGGAGAGAGCCGCTCTCTCCTGACCCGCGCTTCCAGAGTTCCAGTCCTTTCTGGCCTAAAAACCCGACTTCTCTCTGGCTGTTAAACGCCTGCTGGACCCACTGTTAAACGCCAGAGCGCGAAGCCGACACATCTTTTCCGAGTATTCGTGGTCTGTAGCGGTGCCCCAGGGCCTGCCGGGCCGTCTGCGTGAGCGCTCTTGCAGCTCCCACTCCTCGGCCGTCGGAGAATCCAGTACGGTTCGACGGCGAGGGACGTGTGGAAGACGGTCGTGCCCGCGCGCTTCCTCGCGGATTGACCCGAAGGGACAGCACCCTCACTTTCTGGAAGGCGGCGCAGGTGAAGCCGCACCTCCGAGAGCCGGCACGAGGAGGGCGTGCGCCTCGAGCCAGTGTGTAGCGGATGGCGAGAAGCCGCCTTATTCAGTCTTGCGTGACAGGAAGTAGACGTTCTCGCCTGGGTCCGTGTGCGTCGCTTCCAGCGTGAGCCCGTGCGCGCGCAGCAGGTCGCGATACCCGTCGACGCTGTACGAGTGATAACGGAACGGCACGCCGTTCATCGGCTCGCCGTCGATGGAGCCGTGGGCGTCGCCCGAGGTGAAGAGGAACGCGGCCCCAGGTTTCAATGCCCTCGCGATATTGGCGATCGCCTGTTCCTGCTCTTCGTGGCGGAGGTGGAACAGGACCCCCCACGCGATCGCGGCGTCGAACGTCCGCGCCTGAAGCTCACACGACTGGATGGGCGCACATATCACCGGCACGTGGGGAAAGTTCGCTTGAAATCGCGCCAGCAGCTTGCGGGAGCTGTCCACGCCCATCACGTGGCAGCCGTGCTCAAGCAGCACCCGCGTCAGCGGCAGCCCCGTGC contains:
- a CDS encoding AbrB/MazE/SpoVT family DNA-binding domain-containing protein yields the protein MIKKLSAVGNSLGLIIERPILELLGITKDTALEVKTDGEALIIRPAKLSKKERIRESTKRMMAVHDETLRKLAK
- a CDS encoding class I SAM-dependent DNA methyltransferase; this translates as MHEYDLIADWYAAQRTGHMGVPEVTALAATLPAGALVLDVGCGTGLPLTRVLLEHGCHVMGVDSSRKLLARFQANFPHVPVICAPIQSCELQARTFDAAIAWGVLFHLRHEEQEQAIANIARALKPGAAFLFTSGDAHGSIDGEPMNGVPFRYHSYSVDGYRDLLRAHGLTLEATHTDPGENVYFLSRKTE